From one Thermatribacter velox genomic stretch:
- the hisC gene encoding histidinol-phosphate transaminase — protein sequence MLAFRKVVEKMEGYVPGEQPQEKGFIKLNTNENPYPPPREVLKALQEKVTPERLALYPPPLSDQLRFKLSEVYGVPPDQIIVGNGSDELLNIIFRAFLGYRSRVAYLYPTYTLYRTLATIQEADYLEIPFQGEDFQQLPSRFLAEEADLKVVCNPNSPTGTFIPMEEIEKLLQSSRCPVVLDEAYVDFAEESALPLLPKYPHLIIVRTLSKSFSLAGLRIGFLFAHSEVVKGLLKLKDSYNVNILSQIAGVAALEGLNQVKENISKIKRTREWFSQALKSLGFQVLPSQANFVFVRSRSYESLEKVYQELKSRKILVRFFPEWKEWLRITIGKDQEMQILLENLKEILGKEWNQGA from the coding sequence ATGTTAGCATTTCGAAAGGTTGTGGAGAAGATGGAAGGGTATGTTCCGGGAGAACAACCCCAGGAGAAAGGTTTTATAAAACTCAATACCAATGAAAACCCCTATCCACCTCCCCGAGAAGTGCTCAAAGCTCTTCAGGAGAAAGTTACCCCAGAACGCCTGGCTCTTTACCCTCCACCACTCAGTGACCAGTTACGCTTTAAGCTGTCTGAAGTGTATGGTGTCCCTCCCGATCAGATCATAGTCGGGAATGGGTCAGACGAACTCTTAAATATCATTTTCAGAGCCTTTCTGGGTTACCGATCCCGGGTTGCTTATCTCTACCCAACTTACACTCTTTACCGTACGTTGGCGACCATTCAAGAAGCGGACTATCTGGAAATACCTTTCCAGGGAGAGGATTTTCAACAGTTGCCTTCTCGCTTTCTGGCTGAAGAAGCTGACCTCAAAGTGGTTTGTAATCCTAATTCACCTACCGGGACTTTTATACCTATGGAGGAAATAGAGAAGCTTTTGCAGAGTTCCAGGTGTCCAGTGGTGCTGGATGAAGCCTATGTTGACTTTGCTGAAGAGAGCGCTCTGCCACTCTTACCCAAATATCCTCACTTGATTATTGTGCGAACACTGTCCAAGTCCTTTTCGCTGGCTGGTTTGAGAATCGGCTTCCTTTTTGCGCATTCAGAAGTTGTAAAGGGTCTTCTTAAGCTAAAGGATTCTTATAATGTGAACATTCTCTCTCAAATTGCTGGGGTTGCCGCTCTGGAGGGTTTGAACCAGGTTAAAGAGAATATTAGCAAGATTAAACGAACCCGGGAATGGTTCAGTCAGGCCCTGAAGAGCCTTGGTTTTCAGGTGCTTCCCTCTCAGGCCAACTTCGTGTTTGTGAGGAGCCGTTCTTATGAAAGCCTGGAAAAGGTCTACCAGGAGCTCAAAAGCCGTAAAATCCTGGTGCGCTTTTTCCCAGAATGGAAAGAATGGCTGCGCATTACCATAGGAAAAGACCAGGAGATGCAGATTTTGCTGGAAAACCTTAAGGAGATACTGGGTAAGGAGTGGAATCAGGGTGCTTAG
- a CDS encoding HAD family hydrolase, giving the protein MLRLFIWDLDNTIIASSELLWGAFSWVAYKYLGKKLSPREIVAMYGPPEGDIVERMVGKELKAQALKDFYDFYLAHHDSRVRVFEPVVETIRYLKRKHTLQALFTSKGRKSAQITLEKTGMSSLFHVVVCGDEVLRPKPYPDGVSKILIRLRVNPRETIYFGDSPLDYKAARMAGVFFGMTLWDALFETSSLKLKPRLCFEQPVDLQKWARKMYP; this is encoded by the coding sequence GTGCTTAGACTTTTCATATGGGATCTCGATAATACCATTATTGCCAGTTCGGAGCTACTGTGGGGAGCTTTTTCATGGGTTGCCTACAAATATCTTGGTAAAAAGCTATCTCCCCGGGAAATTGTAGCCATGTATGGCCCCCCGGAAGGTGACATTGTGGAAAGGATGGTGGGCAAAGAATTAAAAGCTCAGGCACTTAAAGACTTTTATGACTTCTACCTGGCACACCATGATTCCAGGGTCAGAGTTTTCGAACCAGTGGTGGAGACTATACGATACTTAAAGCGGAAACATACGCTCCAGGCGCTGTTTACGTCCAAGGGTAGAAAGAGCGCTCAGATTACCCTTGAAAAAACGGGAATGTCCTCTCTTTTCCACGTTGTTGTTTGTGGTGATGAAGTGCTTCGTCCCAAGCCTTACCCTGATGGAGTGAGCAAAATACTGATTCGCCTTCGGGTTAACCCTCGGGAAACCATTTACTTTGGCGATTCCCCACTTGACTATAAAGCGGCGCGTATGGCAGGAGTTTTTTTCGGGATGACGCTTTGGGACGCGCTTTTTGAAACTTCCAGCTTAAAGCTAAAACCACGCCTCTGCTTTGAGCAACCAGTGGACTTGCAAAAGTGGGCTCGAAAAATGTATCCTTAA